One Solanum lycopersicum chromosome 2, SLM_r2.1 genomic region harbors:
- the LOC101245919 gene encoding anther-specific protein TA-29-like produces the protein MAAPTCLNICFMVLLSLAICSAQPIEVDHHHNHKAHALSNIGGGSDGGLGIGGGGGGFGIGFGVGVGVGGGRFGFGIGGGVPGYIPGFDFPVYSPDCGYVCLVNNPSGEVTEFKISGLSHFTKPYRCKPGPNMRGDKDFNHELLLNFVSTMLDKQQHLHSGDVGHHVGGARRLGFGRGSSRGTGGSDTSDQYATEDPGWSIEGCGYVCPGNSPSGGLTEFHISGISHFSEPYRCSPDVCDTEECGEFLLRFVSPMHNKHENQHGHQSEQQDKHENKHGHQLDQHDTHENQHGHQSEKQEEDITNNIPDPPTPQS, from the coding sequence ATGGCAGCTCCAACATGTTTGAACATTTGTTTTATGGTTTTGCTAAGCTTAGCAATATGCTCTGCCCAGCCTATTGAAGTTGATCATCATCACAACCACAAAGCTCACGCTTTGAGTAATATCGGAGGAGGCAGTGATGGCGGATTAGGCATtggtggtggtggaggtggATTTGGCATTGGctttggtgttggtgttggcgttgGTGGTGGAAGATTTGGGTTTGGCATTGGTGGAGGTGTCCCTGGTTATATACCTGGCTTTGATTTCCCAGTCTATTCCCCTGATTGTGGTTATGTGTGTCTTGTTAATAATCCTAGTGGAGAAGTCACAGAATTCAAAATCTCAGGATTATCACACTTCACCAAACCATACAGATGCAAACCAGGACCAAACATGCGCGGAGACAAAGATTTTAACCATGAACTTCTTCTAAACTTTGTTTCTACAATGCTGGACAAACAACAACATCTACACAGTGGAGATGTAGGTCACCATGTAGGGGGAGCTAGACGTTTAGGATTTGGTCGTGGAAGTAGCAGAGGAACAGGTGGTTCTGATACCTCTGATCAGTATGCTACTGAGGACCCCGGTTGGAGTATTGAGGGATGTGGTTATGTATGTCCAGGCAACAGTCCTAGTGGAGGACTCACTGAATTCCATATCTCAGGAATATCACATTTCAGTGAACCTTACAGATGTAGCCCAGATGTATGTGACACTGAAGAATGTGGTGAGTTTCTTCTACGCTTTGTTTCTCCAATGCATAACAAACACGAGAACCAACATGGTCATCAGTCAGAGCAGCAAGACAAGCATGAGAACAAACACGGTCATCAGTTAGACCAGCACGACACACATGAGAACCAACATGGTCATCAATCAGAGAAGCAAGAGGAAGATATCACAAACAATATCCCCGACCCACCCACACCCCAATCCTGA
- the LOC101246306 gene encoding stem-specific protein TSJT1: protein MLAVFEQSIGKPPSELSVAQTDRQKKEAKTKEEIEESFKSWKPDSTFYHLSNGNFMAFSHGNENPFHPRSIVVMDDIFCIFSGGLDNTFDLRKYYGLSRQATEAMIMVEAYKVLRDRAPYPPDQVIKELEGKFAFILFDYKASTLFLARDRDGSVPLHWGTATDGSLVCSDDSEFIQASCGKLYTPFPPGCIFISDTGLISFDHPMHKVKGIAREDDEGNVNAVIFQVDLYTKLHSIPRRGSAANWAGATTVE from the exons ATGTTGGCTGTGTTTGAGCAATCTATTGGGAAGCCACCTTCAGAGCTGAGCGTTGCTCAGACAGATAGACAGAAAAAGGAGGCTAAAACAAAGGAAGAGATTGAAGAAAGTTTCAAATCATGGAAGCCAGACTCAACTTTTTACCACCTTTCAAATGGGAATTTCATGGCTTTTTCTCATGGAAATGAAAACCCTTTCCATCCAAG GTCTATTGTGGTGATGGATGACATATTCTGCATCTTTTCTGGTGGTTTAGACAACACTTTTGATTTGAGGAAATATTATGGTCTTTCAAGACAAGCTACAGAAGCTATGATAATGGTTGAGGCTTACAAAGTTTTAAGGGATCGGGCGCCATACCCTCCTGATCAAGTCATCAAAGAACTTGAAGGCAAATTTGCTTTCATTCTCTTTGACTATAAAGCCTCCACTCTTTTTCTTGCTAGG GATCGCGATGGAAGTGTGCCGTTACACTGGGGAACTGCTACAGATGGATCATTAGTATGTTCTGATGATTCAGAGTTCATTCAAGCTTCTTGTGGGAAATTGTATACCCCGTTTCCTCCAG GTTGTATCTTCATAAGTGACACTGGGCTAATAAGCTTTGATCATCCAATGCACAAAGTAAAAGGAATTGCGCGTGAAGATGATGAAGGAAATGTCAATGCTGTGATTTTCCAGGTGGACTTGTACACCAAACTCCACAGCATTCCGCGCAGGGGAAGTGCTGCGAATTGGGCTGGTGCTACTACGGTTGAATGA
- the LOC101246010 gene encoding uncharacterized protein — translation MNLFNFNCKCKSNNFFSIHLPPPHSSLCNRRTTRFSVRFSSESTHRVKLAESLQSETLKLLEWPAVCQQLSAFTSTSMGYAAAQSARIPVGKTREESSRLLSQTSAAVAVPRPLDFTGIEDISPIVDASVAGGVLSIRELCSVKRTLAAARFLLQQLEEIDFSERYSSLKEILHSCDFLVELEQKIEFCIDCSFSVILDRASEDLEIIRSERKRNMDNLELLLKQLSTQVFQGGGFDRPLVTKRRSRLCVAVRASHRSLLPNSVILDTSSSGSTYFMEPKEAVELNNMEVKLSSSEKVEEQTILSLLTSEIAESNMKIKHLLDKILEIDLAFARAAHAQWMGAACPALSPRNCNISQSEHLSINVEGIQHPLLLESSLENLSTDVSPRSPDLDQGNGVVNFETKSHAHFPVPIDIKIGHGTKVVVISGPNTGGKTASMKTLGLASMMLKAGMYLPAQNKPQLPWFDLILADIGDQQSLEQSLSTFSGHISRLREILEVASGESLVLIDEIGSGTDPSEGVALSESILQYLKDRVNLAVVTTHYADLTRLKEKDNRFETAATEFSLETLQPTYRILWGSMGESNALNIAKSMGFDERIIERAVLWVNKLRPDKQQEQKGLLYRSLIEERDRLESQAMEAASLHSDIMNIYNEINNETQDLDGREAALIAKETHEIQQEVRAVKNEIQTIVQRFESQLGNVSVDEINTLVKKAEAAIASIVEAHQPSKDFLVREIGQSLYTPQVGEQVYVKAFGNKLATVVEEPGDDDTILVQYGKIKVRVDKSSIRPIPPDASSSAANLKTQVQQIRSLRDLGSLSEASKNQQDSYGPVLQTSKNTVDLRGLRVEDASHQLKIAIDSRAPNSVIFVIHGMGTGVVKESALKLLKDHPRVVKFEPESPMNYGCTVAYIK, via the exons ATGAATCTTTTCAACTTCAACTGCAAATGCAAATCCAACAATTTCTTCAGCATTCATCTTCCTCCGCCTCACAGCTCGCTCTGTAACCGTCGTACAACTAGGTTCTCCGTCCGTTTCTCATCCGAGTCAACTCACAGAGTCAAACTCGCCGAGTCACTGCAATCCGAAACCTTGAAGCTTCTAGAATGGCCCGCCGTGTGTCAACAGCTCTCCGCTTTCACGTCCACATCCATGGGATACGCCGCAGCACAATCTGCTCGGATTCCGGTGGGTAAAACTCGTGAAGAGAGCAGTAGACTTCTCTCTCAGACCTCGGCCGCGGTGGCTGTACCTCGGCCGTTGGATTTTACCGGAATTGAAGATATTTCCCCAATTGTTGATGCTTCCGTTGCAGGCGGTGTACTCTCGATTCGTGAACTTTGCTCTGTGAAACGAACCTTGGCAGCGGCGAGATTTTTGCTCCAACAGTTGGAGGAGATTGATTTTTCTGAAAG GTACTCTTCTCTGAAGGAAATTCTTCACAGTTGTGATTTTCTTGTGGAATTGGAGCAAAAAATAGAATTCTGTATTGATTGCAGCTTTTCAGTAATCCTTGATAGAGCTAGTGAAGATTTGGAAATTATAAGATCCGAGAGAAAGAGGAACATGGATAATCTAGAATTATTGTTGAAGCAATTATCAACTCAAGTTTTTCAAGGTGGAGGATTTGACAGGCCTTTAGTGACCAAGCGCCGTTCAAGATTGTGTGTTGCTGTGAGAGCTTCACATAGATCTTTGCTTCCTAATTCCGTAATCCTAGATACAAGCAGTAGTGGATCTACATACTTCATGGAACCTAAAGAGGCAGTTGAGCTAAACAACATGGAAGTTAAACTTTCTAGTTCTGAGAAGGTTGAGGAGCAAACAATTTTGAGTTTGCTTACATCTGAAATAGCAGAatctaatatgaaaataaagcaCTTATTAGATAAAATATTGGAAATCGATCTTGCATTTGCAAGGGCTGCTCATGCTCAGTGGATGGGTGCTGCCTGTCCAGCTTTAAGTCCAAGAAATTGCAACATATCCCAATCTGAACATTTATCTATAAATGTAGAAGGGATACAACATCCTTTGCTTCTTGAATCCTCCTTGGAAAACTTGTCGACTGATGTGTCCCCAAGATCACCTGATTTGGATCAAGGAAATGGTGTCGTGAATTTCGAGACAAAATCTCATGCACATTTCCCTGTGCCCATTGATATTAAAATTGGTCATGGAACAAAGGTTGTTGTCATCTCGGGCCCAAATACCGGAGGCAAAACGGCTTCAATGAAGACTCTAGGACTGGCTTCTATGATGTTGAAGGCTGGCATGTATTTGCCTGCCCAAAATAAACCACAGCTTCCATGGTTTGACCTTATTCTGGCAGACATTGGGGACCAACAG TCTCTGGAGCAAAGTCTATCAACCTTTAGTGGGCACATTTCACGGCTTCGTGAGATTCTAGAAGTTGCTTCTGGAGAATCTCTAGTTCTTATTGATGAAATTGGAAGTGGGACCGATCCTTCAGAAGGTGTAGCACTTTCAGAAAGCATACTGCAATATCTCAAGGACAGGGTTAATTTAGCTGTTGTAACTACCCACTATGCGGATTTAACTCGCTTAAAAGAAAAGGACAATCGGTTTGAAACAGCAGCAACAGAGTTTTCCTTGGAGACTCTACAGCCTACCTATCGGATTCTATGGGGAAGCATGGGTGAATCAAATGCCTTGAATATTGCAAAATCAATGGGCTTTGATGAAAGAATAATTGAGCGAGCAGTATTATGGGTGAACAAATTGAGACCAGACAAGCAGCAGGAGCAGAAGGGTTTACTTTATCGGTCACTAATTGAAGAAAGAGATAGACTAGAATCTCAAGCAATGGAAGCTGCTTCTCTTCATTCagatattatgaatatttataatgaG ATTAACAATGAAACACAAGACCTTGATGGACGTGAAGCTGCCCTCATAGCAAAGGAAACACATGAAATACAACAGGAAGTGAGAGCTGTGAAAAATGAGATCCAAACTATAGTACAGCGGTTTGAGAGCCAACTCGGAAATGTAAGTGTTGACGAGATTAATACACTTGTAAAAAAAGCGGAAGCTGCTATTGCATCGATAGTTGAAGCTCATCAGCCTAGTAAAGATTTTCTTGTCAGAGAAATAGGCCAGAGCCTTTACACACCACAGGTTGGTGAACAAGTATATGTGAAGGCGTTTGGAAATAAGTTGGCCACTGTGGTTGAGGAACCTGGGGATGATGACACTATCCTTGTTCAATATGGAAAAATCAAAGTCCGCGTGGACAAGAGCAGTATAAGACCCATTCCCCCTGATGCTTCCTCCAGTGCAGCTAACTTGAAAACCCAG GTTCAGCAGATCAGGAGTCTCAGGGACCTTGGAAGTCTCTCTGAAGCAAGCAAAAATCAGCAGGATTCTTATGGCCCTGTGCTGCAGACATCTAAAAACACCGTAGATTTACGTGGCCTGAGAGTGGAGGATGCTTCTCATCAGCTCAAAATAGCCATTGATTCAAGAGCGCCTAATtctgttatttttgttattcatggGATGGGCACTGGAGTCGTAAAAGAATCTGCACTTAAATTACTAAAAGATCATCCTCGTGTTGTTAAGTTTGAACCGGAAAGTCCTATGAATTATGGCTGTACAGTTGCTTATATCAAATGA
- the LOC101245519 gene encoding allantoinase, producing MESGKKSTLALLPLFLSFLFYFDFSKKLPSSDCSLLPHNHYWISSKRIVTPNGTISGAVEIKEGRIISVVAEENWHVNSRFTTVVNYRESVVMPGFIDVHAHLDDPGRSEWEGFPSGTKAAAAGGVTTLVDMPLNSAPSTVSEETLKLKVQAAEGRVYVDVGFWGGLVPENAENTSSLERLLNAGVLGLKSFMVPSGINDFPMTTASHIKEALPTLARYKRPLLVHAEVLVDLDEKVELEDGVENARSYSTYLKTRPASMEEAAINQLITLSKDARAGGSAEGAHLHIVHLSDARTSLNLIKEAKQRGDSITVETCPHYLAFAAEDIPDGDTRFKCAPPIRDAANKEKLWDALLDGDIDMLSSDHSPSVPEMKLLDEGDFLKAWGGISSLQFVLPVTWTHGRKYGITYEQLASWWSEKPAKLAGLTTKGAIAVGNQADIVVWEPDMEFDLDNDYPVHIKHPSISAYMGSRLSGKVLATFVGGNLVYKEGNHASQACALPILHK from the exons ATGGAATCTGGAAAGAAGAGTACTCTGGCTCTGCTACCACTCTTCCTTTCTTTCCTGTTTTACTTTGATTTCTCAAAAAAG CTTCCCTCAAGTGACTGCAGCCTTCTGCCTCATAATCACTATTGGATATCCAGCAAACGTATTGTGACTCCAAACGGGACAATTTCCGGTGCAG TTGAGATAAAGGAAGGAAGAATTATATCTGTTGTTGCTGAAGAGAATTGGCATGTAAATTCTCGGTTTACCACAGTGGTCAATTATAGGGAGTCTGTGGTCATGCCTGGATTTATTGATGT GCATGCCCATCTTGATGATCCTGGAAGATCAGAATGGGAAGGGTTTCCTTCAGGAACAAAAGCAGCTGCTGCAG GTGGAGTAACCACATTAGTTGACATGCCTCTTAATAGTGCTCCATCAACAGTTTCTGAAGAGACTTTAAAACTTAAG GTACAGGCTGCAGAAGGGAGGGTCTACGTGGATGTTG GTTTCTGGGGAGGTTTGGTTCcagaaaatgcagaaaatacAAGTTCTCTGGAAAGACTTCTAAATGCAGGGGTTCTGGGATTGAAG TCTTTTATGGTGCCATCAGGCATCAATGACTTTCCCATGACAACTGCATCCCACATAAAG GAGGCACTCCCAACTCTGGCTCGATACAAAAGACCCCTACTTGTTCATGCCGAAGTGCTAGTAGATCTTGATGAAAAAGTGGAGCTGGAGGATGGGGTAGAGAATGCTAGATCATACTCTACATATCTCAAGACCAGGCCTGCTTCAAT GGAAGAGGCTGCTATCAATCAGCTCATAACACTGTCAAAGGACGCGAGGGCTGGTGGTTCTGCTGAAGGAGCTCATCTCCATATTGTTCATCTATCTGATGCTAGAACTTCACTAAACCTCATTAAG GAAGCCAAACAAAGGGGTGATAGCATCACCGTTGAAACTTGCCCCCATTATCTCGCTTTTGCAGCTGAAGATATTCCTGATGGAGATACTCGGTTTAAGTGTGCTCCACCCATTCGTGATGCAGCCAATAAAGAAAAACTATGGGATGCGTTACTG GATGGAGATATTGACATGTTAAGTTCTGACCACTCGCCTTCTGTGCCAGAAATGAAACTCTTAGATGAGGGAGACTTCTTGAAAGCATGGGGTGGCATATCTTCCTTACAG TTTGTTCTACCCGTGACATGGACACATGGGCGTAAGTATGGAATAACATATGAGCAGTTGGCTTCTTGGTGGAGTGAGAAGCCTGCCAAACTTGCAGGTCTAACGACTAAG GGGGCAATTGCTGTGGGGAACCAAGCAGATATAGTTGTTTGGGAGCCAGACATGGAGTTCGACCTGGATAATGACTACCCTGTACATATTAAGCACCCT AGTATATCCGCATACATGGGATCAAGACTCTCTGGGAAAGTTTTGGCAACCTTTGTGGGCGGAAATCTGGTATACAAGGAGGGAAATCATGCTTCTCAAGCATGCGCTCTCCCAATTCTTCATAAATAG
- the LOC101245223 gene encoding 1,4-dihydroxy-2-naphthoyl-CoA thioesterase 1, with product MGSPSAAAAAGVKARVLDIPLHGIGFEFVEITPHKITGRLPVTDKCCQPFKVLHGGVSALMAESLASMGAHMASGFKRVAGVHLSIHHLKSAHLGDLVFAEAVPINIGKSIHVWEVCLWKIDPANEEKKTLLASSRVTLKVNMSIPENAKDAAVNLKKYAKL from the coding sequence ATGGGATCACcatcagcagcagcagcagcagggGTAAAGGCTAGAGTTTTAGATATTCCACTTCATGGGATTGGTTTTGAGTTTGTAGAAATCACACCCCACAAAATCACTGGTCGTCTTCCTGTGACAGATAAGTGTTGTCAGCCATTTAAGGTGCTGCACGGTGGAGTTTCAGCTTTGATGGCTGAGTCTCTAGCAAGTATGGGAGCACACATGGCTTCTGGTTTTAAGAGAGTGGCTGGAGTTCATCTAAGCATCCATCATCTCAAGAGTGCTCATTTAGGGGACCTTGTGTTTGCTGAGGCTGTGCCAATCAATATTGGCAAAAGTATTCATGTTTGGGAAGTTTGTCTCTGGAAGATTGATCCAGCTAATGAGGAAAAAAAGACTTTGTTAGCATCATCAAGAGTTACTCTTAAGGTCAACATGTCTATACCTGAAAATGCTAAAGATGCTGCTGTGAATCTCAAGAAATATGCTaagttatga
- the LOC101245620 gene encoding uncharacterized protein: MIPQKWAPPCNKQCTNKFSALTQIPWRVFCKKACDDDGDTWEECLEQCDEMCYKGPVMKDQQWSACIDRAPGSATHSEDCHRACVAGCGFKFDIPTEEVNKIQSNRSSKTLAEEEPADKNK, from the exons ATGATTCCACAGAAATGGGCACCACCTTGTAACAAGCAATGCACAAATAAATTCTCAGCCCTCACCCAAATTCCTT GGAGAGTTTTTTGCAAAAAGGCGTGTGATGATGATGGCGATACATGGGAAGAAT GTTTGGAACAATGCGATGAGATGTGCTATAAGGGTCCGGTTATGAAGGATCAACAATGGAGTGCTTGTATTGATCGCGCCCCTGGTTCTGCTACCCACTCTGAGGATTGTCATCGCGCTTGTGTAGCTGGCTGTGGTTTCAAG TTTGATATCCCTACTGAGGAAGTAAATAAAATCCAATCAAACAGGTCTTCCAAGACTCTAGCAGAAGAGGAGCCAGCTGATAAAAACAAGTAA
- the LOC101244148 gene encoding general transcription and DNA repair factor IIH subunit TFB2 isoform X1, which translates to MPQVKIVARNFMDMVASLPVMKLDMLYDNSFICEAILRSLPPLAKKYVLQMLYIDIPITAKSMEEWVLPDGFSKHKVAIDRLIQLRVMTETFDRKKEAMYQLNPKFQFNLQKHIVYGGVLPREPMPSNITVRLPSLEELEAYAVEQWECFLLNLISSSEAGKTTNISSSMMKIFQRGLLSQRDDREPPRLTESGFQFLLMDTNAQLWYIIREYITNAEERGVDSADLIAFLLELSFHVTGKAYNTNTITDLQRSIIKDLSDLGLVKLQQGRKESWFIPTKLATNLSISLADTTTRKQGFIVIETNFRLYAYSTSKLHCEILRLFARVEYQLPNLIVGAINKESLYKAFQNGITSEQIVSFLQQNAHPRVAERIPSVPENVTDQAHVAKIMADQSLFKQSIDRDITYEKIYWKISSCPTNLFNCHFLMPQIRLWESDLNRVEMTPAHFYDEFPSKDVFEAACDFAREYGGLLWEDSKRMRLVVKADILAEMKEFLRRQKQ; encoded by the exons ATGCCGCAAGTGAAGATCGTCGCCAGGAATTTCATGGACATGGTGGCTTCATTGCCTGTCATGAAACTCGACATGCTTTACGACAATTCCTTTATCTGTGAAGCCATTCTTAG ATCGTTACCTCCCTTAGCGAAGAAGTATGTGCTGCAAATGTTGTATATAGACATACCAATTACAGCCAAGTCGATGGAGGAGTGGGTGCTTCCAGATGGATTCTCAAAGCATAAAGTTGCCATTGATAGATTGATACAGCTGAGAGTAATGACAGAAACATTTGACAG GAAAAAGGAAGCCATGTATCAACTAAACccaaaatttcaatttaatcTTCAGAAGCATATAGTCTATGG TGGAGTCTTACCAAGGGAACCAATGCCTTCTAATATCACTGTGAGGCTTCCTAGCTTGGAGGAGTTAGAGGCATATGCTGTCGAACAATGGGAG TGCTTTCTGCTGAACCTTATAAGCTCCAGTGAAGCTGGAAAGACCACAAACATAAGCTCTTCGATGATGAAAATCTTCCAGCGTGGACTTTTAAGTCAGAG AGACGATAGAGAACCTCCAAGGTTGACTGAAAGTGGGTTCCAATTCTTG CTAATGGACACAAATGCACAGCTTTGGTACATCATCAGGGAGTACATAACAAATGCTGAG GAGCGAGGAGTGGATTCAGCAGATCTTATTGCATTTCTTTTGGAGCTAAGCTTTCATGTTACTGGCAAG GCATACAATACAAACACAATAACTGATCTCCAGAGAAGTATAATTAAGGACCTTTCAGATTTGGGATTGGTCAAGCTGCAGCAG GGAAGGAAAGAGAGTTGGTTTATTCCGACCAAACTGGCGACCAACCTGTCAATTAGCTTAGCGGATACAACTACTAGGAAACAG GGTTTTATCGTTATTGAAACAAACTTCAGACTGTATGCATATTCAACATCAAAATTGCACTGTGAGATCCTACGCCTTTTTGCAAG GGTGGAATACCAGCTTCCAAATCTCATTGTTGGTGCTATTAATAAAGAGAGTTTATATAAAGCTTTTCAAAACGGCATTACTTCTGAGCAG ATAGTTTCTTTCCTTCAGCAGAATGCACATCCTAGGGTTGCCGAGAGAATACCATCTGTGCCGGAGAATGTTACTGATCAG GCACACGTTGCCAAAATTATGGCGGACCAAAGTCTATTCAAACAATCCATTGACAGAGATATAACTTATGAAAAGATTTATTGGAAAATAAGTTCTTGTCCAACTAACTTATTCAACTGCCACTTTCTCATGCCACAGATTAGATTGTGGGAATCTGATCTGAATCGGGTTGAGATGACGCCAGCCCACTTCTACGATGAATTCCCTTCTAAA GATGTCTTTGAGGCTGCCTGTGATTTTGCCAGAGAATATGGAGGATTACTGTGGGAGGACTCTAAGCGCATGCGTCTCGTTGTTAAAGCTGATATTTTAGCCGAGATGAAGGAATTTCTTCGTCGTCAAAAGCAATAA
- the LOC101244148 gene encoding general transcription and DNA repair factor IIH subunit TFB2 isoform X2 gives MPQVKIVARNFMDMVASLPVMKLDMLYDNSFICEAILRSLPPLAKKYVLQMLYIDIPITAKSMEEWVLPDGFSKHKVAIDRLIQLRVMTETFDRKKEAMYQLNPKFQFNLQKHIVYGGVLPREPMPSNITVRLPSLEELEAYAVEQWECFLLNLISSSEAGKTTNISSSMMKIFQRGLLSQRDDREPPRLTESGFQFLLMDTNAQLWYIIREYITNAEERGVDSADLIAFLLELSFHVTGKAYNTNTITDLQRSIIKDLSDLGLVKLQQGRKESWFIPTKLATNLSISLADTTTRKQGFIVIETNFRLYAYSTSKLHCEILRLFARVEYQLPNLIVGAINKESLYKAFQNGITSEQIVSFLQQNAHPRVAERIPSVPENVTDQIRLWESDLNRVEMTPAHFYDEFPSKDVFEAACDFAREYGGLLWEDSKRMRLVVKADILAEMKEFLRRQKQ, from the exons ATGCCGCAAGTGAAGATCGTCGCCAGGAATTTCATGGACATGGTGGCTTCATTGCCTGTCATGAAACTCGACATGCTTTACGACAATTCCTTTATCTGTGAAGCCATTCTTAG ATCGTTACCTCCCTTAGCGAAGAAGTATGTGCTGCAAATGTTGTATATAGACATACCAATTACAGCCAAGTCGATGGAGGAGTGGGTGCTTCCAGATGGATTCTCAAAGCATAAAGTTGCCATTGATAGATTGATACAGCTGAGAGTAATGACAGAAACATTTGACAG GAAAAAGGAAGCCATGTATCAACTAAACccaaaatttcaatttaatcTTCAGAAGCATATAGTCTATGG TGGAGTCTTACCAAGGGAACCAATGCCTTCTAATATCACTGTGAGGCTTCCTAGCTTGGAGGAGTTAGAGGCATATGCTGTCGAACAATGGGAG TGCTTTCTGCTGAACCTTATAAGCTCCAGTGAAGCTGGAAAGACCACAAACATAAGCTCTTCGATGATGAAAATCTTCCAGCGTGGACTTTTAAGTCAGAG AGACGATAGAGAACCTCCAAGGTTGACTGAAAGTGGGTTCCAATTCTTG CTAATGGACACAAATGCACAGCTTTGGTACATCATCAGGGAGTACATAACAAATGCTGAG GAGCGAGGAGTGGATTCAGCAGATCTTATTGCATTTCTTTTGGAGCTAAGCTTTCATGTTACTGGCAAG GCATACAATACAAACACAATAACTGATCTCCAGAGAAGTATAATTAAGGACCTTTCAGATTTGGGATTGGTCAAGCTGCAGCAG GGAAGGAAAGAGAGTTGGTTTATTCCGACCAAACTGGCGACCAACCTGTCAATTAGCTTAGCGGATACAACTACTAGGAAACAG GGTTTTATCGTTATTGAAACAAACTTCAGACTGTATGCATATTCAACATCAAAATTGCACTGTGAGATCCTACGCCTTTTTGCAAG GGTGGAATACCAGCTTCCAAATCTCATTGTTGGTGCTATTAATAAAGAGAGTTTATATAAAGCTTTTCAAAACGGCATTACTTCTGAGCAG ATAGTTTCTTTCCTTCAGCAGAATGCACATCCTAGGGTTGCCGAGAGAATACCATCTGTGCCGGAGAATGTTACTGATCAG ATTAGATTGTGGGAATCTGATCTGAATCGGGTTGAGATGACGCCAGCCCACTTCTACGATGAATTCCCTTCTAAA GATGTCTTTGAGGCTGCCTGTGATTTTGCCAGAGAATATGGAGGATTACTGTGGGAGGACTCTAAGCGCATGCGTCTCGTTGTTAAAGCTGATATTTTAGCCGAGATGAAGGAATTTCTTCGTCGTCAAAAGCAATAA
- the LOC101244923 gene encoding tetraspanin-19, whose protein sequence is MVKLVKSYLRLSLKITNITIGFMGIAMLIYGVWMIRVWQRDAANSPSSPDYAQFPWFIHAFLGVGTALCAITFLGHVAASTANSYCLSFYMFFIFVLLLAEIAITADVFLNSDWEKDLPEDPSGRFDDFKDFVDSNSDVCQWITLLCVLTQGCCILLATILRTLGQVKENSHEYEGEYAEPSAPLLRPPQLPPNPLYPYVIGEPVHIEPHSAYKNV, encoded by the exons ATGGTAAAACTTGTAAAGAGTTACCTGCGATTATCCCTCAAGATCACAAACATAACAATAGGATTTATGGGCATTGCAATGCTCATCTATGGTGTATGGATGATCAGAGTTTGGCAGCGCGATGCTGCCAACTCACCCTCATCCCCTGATTATGCTCAATTTCCTTG GTTTATCCATGCATTTCTTGGTGTTGGCACTGCTTTGTGTGCAATCACTTTCCTTGGTCATGTTGCAGCAAGCACTGCCAATTCCTATTGCCTCTCATTT TATATGTTCTTCATATTTGTGCTTCTTTTAGCAGAGATTGCAATTACAGCTGATGTTTTCTTGAACTCTGATTGGGAGAAG GATTTGCCTGAAGATCCATCAGGAAGGTTTGATGATTTCAAGGATTTTGTGGACTCGAATAGCGATGTCTGCCAATGGATTACCCTGCTTTGTGTTCTAACACAG GGATGTTGTATCTTATTGGCTACAATTCTAAGAACTCTTGGGCAAGTTAAGGAAAATAGTCATGAGTATGAAGGTGAATATGCAGAACCATCAGCTCCACTTCTTCGCCCTCCGCAACTGCCTCCAAATCCTCTGTATCCATATGTTATTGGTGAACCAGTTCATATTGAACCACATTCTGCCTACAAGAATGTTTGA